One genomic segment of Pseudoalteromonas sp. GCY includes these proteins:
- a CDS encoding winged helix-turn-helix domain-containing protein: MRYEIAAIRFDTVNRTLTSSTDSIRLEPKPYLLLQTLIAANGNVVSRDKLIEEVWQGRVVTESAINKAVSTLRQHINKLDDKTEYIETIPTLGYRLIPAVTRHTPATINKTRSRVAPLLGVSLLITSVCAFVAYQLMQPAQNNEPLEPQKLTSQSGIELQLSSAPKYKSFSYLHPTDTQQSELWLNHSEQHRKLFSGNISAQALSSDAKHIVYIDDDNGCTVKQFDITQAQHMTLFSCQPIENIKLIWGANPHEIIYRKRTNIHSGYGLYRFDSNTKQHIQLTLPPISGNLRGDHLFSLSTTKDQLAAARYLGEDKHELTVYDYPSMSVKSTVKLPYNLTALTWSACGQSIYFSAGSRIYRADIKSSKVELLHKLTAPIESLVLRDSNETLLFNQYKLTSLIHLFDASDQTFSPLVDNQALNRLPRANQMPRVWYISDHGTHSALWSMDTETQQHTQVDLPHVFNFQRFQLNHDASTILYEYQDAIYQFAIHEQKTTQLIVPELKPYVANYSQDNDEIIYSSERSGSWQLWSLNLITNQHQQLTTQGGYSGYKLNNALYFTKFTQPGIWQWEDGQESVVVTDVPVRNWLNWRLRGNSLYYEKDKSIWRFDLKTKQEKLYFTPPQRFIGQFDILQNGDVVFSELKQPSGELWQLTVKN, from the coding sequence ATGCGCTATGAGATTGCAGCCATTCGGTTTGATACGGTTAATCGAACGCTGACAAGTAGCACAGACTCCATCAGACTTGAGCCTAAGCCATACTTATTGCTACAAACCTTAATTGCAGCAAATGGTAATGTTGTTTCGCGCGATAAGCTCATTGAAGAAGTGTGGCAAGGTCGCGTGGTCACAGAGAGCGCAATCAATAAAGCCGTGTCGACATTGCGCCAGCATATAAATAAATTAGATGATAAAACTGAGTATATAGAGACTATCCCTACCCTTGGATATCGACTTATTCCCGCTGTCACAAGGCATACTCCGGCTACAATAAATAAGACCAGATCCCGGGTCGCGCCACTTTTGGGTGTTTCACTACTTATTACCAGTGTATGTGCATTTGTTGCCTATCAGCTCATGCAGCCAGCGCAAAATAACGAACCACTCGAGCCCCAAAAATTAACGAGCCAGAGCGGTATCGAACTGCAGTTAAGTAGCGCACCAAAATATAAAAGCTTTAGTTACCTACATCCTACCGACACTCAGCAGTCGGAGTTGTGGCTCAATCACAGCGAGCAACATAGAAAGCTGTTTTCTGGCAACATCAGCGCACAAGCCTTAAGCTCAGACGCCAAACACATCGTGTATATTGACGATGATAATGGCTGTACCGTAAAACAGTTTGATATCACGCAGGCACAGCACATGACGCTATTTTCTTGCCAGCCTATCGAAAACATTAAACTAATATGGGGCGCAAATCCGCACGAAATCATTTATCGAAAACGCACAAATATACATAGTGGATACGGCCTTTACCGTTTCGACTCGAATACAAAACAACATATCCAGCTAACGCTTCCTCCAATCTCAGGAAACCTCAGAGGCGACCATCTATTTAGTTTATCCACAACCAAAGACCAACTCGCCGCCGCACGCTATCTTGGAGAAGATAAGCACGAACTGACGGTGTACGATTACCCAAGCATGTCAGTAAAGAGCACCGTTAAGTTACCTTATAATCTCACAGCACTAACTTGGTCTGCCTGCGGGCAATCTATTTACTTTAGCGCAGGCAGTCGCATTTATCGCGCTGATATAAAATCGAGCAAAGTAGAACTGCTTCACAAGCTCACTGCACCAATCGAAAGCCTAGTATTAAGAGATAGCAATGAGACCCTGCTCTTTAACCAATATAAGTTAACTAGCCTAATTCACCTTTTCGACGCATCGGATCAAACCTTTTCACCACTTGTTGATAATCAGGCATTGAATCGCTTACCTCGCGCAAATCAAATGCCGCGAGTTTGGTATATTTCAGATCATGGCACGCATTCCGCTTTATGGTCTATGGACACTGAAACACAACAACACACTCAAGTTGACTTGCCTCACGTATTTAATTTTCAGCGCTTTCAACTTAACCACGATGCCTCAACAATACTGTATGAGTATCAAGATGCCATTTACCAGTTTGCTATCCACGAACAAAAAACAACACAACTTATAGTTCCTGAGCTTAAACCTTATGTCGCCAATTACAGCCAAGATAACGATGAAATTATTTACAGCAGTGAACGTTCTGGTAGTTGGCAGTTATGGTCTCTAAATCTAATAACAAACCAACATCAGCAGCTTACAACACAAGGTGGCTACAGCGGCTACAAGCTTAATAATGCTTTGTATTTTACCAAATTTACACAACCCGGAATTTGGCAATGGGAAGACGGGCAAGAGTCTGTTGTTGTGACGGATGTGCCGGTGAGAAATTGGCTGAATTGGCGACTTAGAGGTAATTCGCTTTACTATGAAAAAGACAAAAGCATCTGGCGATTTGACCTGAAGACTAAACAAGAAAAGTTGTATTTCACCCCGCCACAACGATTTATTGGACAGTTTGATATATTGCAAAATGGCGATGTGGTTTTTAGTGAGCTGAAGCAACCAAGTGGTGAGCTTTGGCAATTAACCGTGAAAAACTAA
- the rpmG gene encoding 50S ribosomal protein L33, which yields MRDKIRLVSTAGTGYFYTTDKNKRNMPEKMEIKKFDPKVRKHVIFKEAKIK from the coding sequence ATGCGTGATAAGATCCGTTTAGTTTCAACTGCTGGTACTGGTTATTTCTACACTACCGACAAGAACAAGCGTAACATGCCTGAAAAAATGGAGATCAAAAAGTTCGACCCTAAGGTTCGTAAACACGTGATCTTCAAAGAAGCGAAAATCAAGTAA